The nucleotide sequence ACGACGCGTCGGCGGATACGACGGATGCAGGCCTCGGGGACCGGGCCGGCGGGCCGTCCGAAGCGGCGAGTGACGCCGGCGAGACGGCATCGGAGTCGACGAGCGAGACGGCATCGGAGTCGACGAGCGAGACGGCATCGGAGTCGGCGGATCGGGAAGACGACGAACGGGAGCGATCCACGACGACGAGCGAGTCGGACCCCGACGGCGACGTCCCCGAGGAGTATTACACGGTGCTTCGCCTCCTCCAGAACCGCGAGTTCCCGATGGAACGGGCCACATTGGTCGACATCGTGACGGGTGCGTACGACGTGTCGGAACCCCAGTGCGAGCGCATCCTCGAGACGGCAGTCGAACGTGGCGTCCTGGTCACGGACGGGTCGACTCTCGACCTCGGGCGAAGCTGACGGAGAACACGAACAATTATGCATGATAATCGATAACGTGGGGGTGGTGGTGACGCATGAGCCTCATGGACAAGGTGAAAGAACTGTTGGTACCCGACGACGAGGAGACAGTTCTCTACGACTACGAGTGTCAGGATTGCGGTACGACATTCACGACCAACGCGGAGGCTGACGAAGCGACGTGTGAGGAGTGTGGCTCGTCCGACCTGGAGGAGGTCGGCCGGATGTACGCGGGCGGCGGCGGCGGCGCGCCCGGGTGAGGCTACGCGTCGGCGTCGCTTCCCGGGAGCCGCCCCGGATCGCCCGAGCGGAGGATGTACTCGATGGCGATTCCGTTGAGCGGCGACCCCGCCTCGGCGGCGTGGTTCCGCGCCAGGTGGAAGTACCGCTCCGTGATGCCGACGACGTTCTCGTAGGCCGTCGCGTCGTCGTCCGTGAGGGCGTACTCGGCGGTGACGGGCGTGAGCTGTCCCTCGGCCACGTCGTCGCGGTAGTCGTCGACGTCGTCGAGCCAGATCTGTGCGCCGATGATCGCGAGGACGATGGACGTCCCGAACGCGGCGGGAATCTCGAAGCCGATGCCGCGGTAGGCGTCCAACATCCCGCGGTAGATGACGCCCACGCGGTCGTACTGGGTCCGGAGGTACGGGAGGTCCCGCTCGTCGCCCTCGAAGGGGGCGTCCTCGGGGACGGACGCGAACTTGTACTCGGACTCGATACGCTCGACGGCGTCGGCGTCGCCGTCGAGGGCGTCGGCGAGCAGTTCGCGGAACCGGTCGTCCTGCTCCTGGTGGGCCTCGGATCGCTCGACGGCGTCGTCGTAGGCGACCCGCACCGCGTCGGGGGCCCGGTCGAACGCCGCCTCGACGACGGACTGGAGGTGTGCCTGGGCGGCCACCGCGACGCGCTCCCGGTCGACCTCCGTCCCGCCGTCGACGCGGACCTCGAAGTCCTCGAACTCGTCGTCGTTGATGGCATCGCGCATGTCGCCGTCGAGCAGCGCCTGGACGATGAGCGCGGTTGCCTCCTCGGCGCGTTCGACGTACTCCCTGGCCTCGCGGTTGGCGGCCGCAGAGGGGTCGACACGGCCCAGTCGGCCGCGCAGGCCGGTTGCCCCGTCGGCGACGGGGTCGTACCCGGCCGTCGAGCGTGCGATGGCCCGCCGGTACAGGTAGCCGAGCGTTAGCTCCGCCGGGAGCGTGAGTTTCGTCTCGTACTCGAAGTCGACCGTCTCGACGCCCAGTTCCGCGGCGACGGCGTCCTCGATGTCGGCGTACACGTCGTCGAGGATTGCCTCGAGCGTGTCGTCGACGGCCGACTTGATCCGGAGCGCGCGGTAGTCGAAGCGACCGCTCTCGGCGTAGTAGCCCAGGATCGCCCGCTGGGCGGTCGACAGGCGGTCGGTCGCGGCGAGACGGCGGGCGACGGCCCGCGGCGGCGACCGGATCACCGCTGCGGGCGCCCGGTCGGCGTCCCGGCCACCCCCTCCACCTCCCGACGGTTGACTCGGAGCCTCATGGGGCGAAGGGTCCCCGGCGACGGGTATCAACCTTGTTATCGTCGGGAGCGATGGGACAGCTTTTCGGGGCCGGATATCCCACTAGCGGCCATGCAGGTCCACACGGTCGGTGACGGGGCCCCCGAGGTCGCGGTCGTCGGCGCGGTCCACGGGGACGAGCCCTGTGGCGCCCGTGCGATCGAGCGCTTCCTCGAATCCGAGCCCGACGTCGACCGCCCGGCGAAGTTGATCGTCGCCAACGAGCACGCCCTGGAGCGGGGGGTCCGGTACGTCGATACGGACCTCAACCGGTGTCTGCCCGGCGACCCCGAGAGCGACCAGTACGAGGAGCGACTGGCCGCCGAACTCATGGACGAGGTGCGGGGCTGTGTCACACTCGGCATCCACTCGACCGTCTCCTACGACCGCCCCTTCGCCAACGTGGCATATCTGAACGAGCGGAAACGCGAGGCCGTCGCCCACCTGCCCGTCGAGTCCGTCGTCGACTTCACCGTCGTCGCCGACGGCCGCTCGGTCGAACTGCCCGGGTTCGTCGACATCGAGGCGGGCCACCAGGGCTCGGCTGCCGCCGTCGACAACGCCTACGACTGTCTGGTCGCCTTCCTCCAAACCGCGGACGTCCTCCCGGGCGACCCCCCCGCGCCCGATCCGGACGTCTACGAGGTGACCGAACCCATCTACAAGGAACCGGGACGGACCTACCGGTTCCGCGGTGAGAACTTCGAGCGCGTGCCCGCCGGCGAGCGGTTCGCGACGGTCGACGGCGAGGACCTGGTCGCCGACGAGGAGTTCTGGCCCGTCCTCATGTCCGGCGACGGCCACGACGTCCTCCTCGGCTACCGGTCGACCCACCGGGGACCGCTGTCGACCCTCCCCGAACCGGAGCACGGGGACGCGACCGCGGATCCGCCAGCCGACGAGGCGACCGACTAGTCCCCGACGGTCGACGGCCCGGTCACGGTCGCGGACTGGCGACCGAGCCCGAAGGAGTTACAGCGGTGGCGAGGCGACAGCCCGAGGCTTTAGCCGTGGGAGGACGTCAGAGGTAGCCCTCGATGTGGTCCGCTACCTCGTCGGGGGTGTCGCCGACGGGGACGCCGGCGTCGTTGAGCGCCCGGATCTTGCTCTCGGCGGTCCCGGTGCCGCTCCCGGAGACGATGGC is from Haloplanus salinarum and encodes:
- a CDS encoding FmdB family zinc ribbon protein; translated protein: MSLMDKVKELLVPDDEETVLYDYECQDCGTTFTTNAEADEATCEECGSSDLEEVGRMYAGGGGGAPG
- a CDS encoding succinylglutamate desuccinylase/aspartoacylase domain-containing protein, with the protein product MQVHTVGDGAPEVAVVGAVHGDEPCGARAIERFLESEPDVDRPAKLIVANEHALERGVRYVDTDLNRCLPGDPESDQYEERLAAELMDEVRGCVTLGIHSTVSYDRPFANVAYLNERKREAVAHLPVESVVDFTVVADGRSVELPGFVDIEAGHQGSAAAVDNAYDCLVAFLQTADVLPGDPPAPDPDVYEVTEPIYKEPGRTYRFRGENFERVPAGERFATVDGEDLVADEEFWPVLMSGDGHDVLLGYRSTHRGPLSTLPEPEHGDATADPPADEATD